Proteins encoded in a region of the Anoxybacillus amylolyticus genome:
- a CDS encoding YpmP family protein: MLFKSLEFKNAYGQKVKIIEIPVLEEDNTYRFMIQLRLETFIAKVYRSRDVRSVYSFRDYLKKVLKWPVYEQIFKTDILKNNA; this comes from the coding sequence TTGCTATTCAAAAGTCTGGAGTTTAAAAACGCTTACGGACAGAAGGTAAAGATTATCGAAATTCCAGTATTGGAGGAAGATAACACGTATCGATTTATGATTCAATTGCGTTTAGAGACGTTTATTGCGAAAGTATATCGGTCTCGTGACGTTCGTTCTGTTTACTCGTTTCGCGATTATTTGAAAAAAGTATTAAAATGGCCTGTCTACGAACAAATCTTTAAGACAGATATTTTAAAAAACAATGCATAA
- a CDS encoding dihydrofolate reductase, whose translation MISLIVAMDNHRVIGKDNQLPWHLPADLAYFKKITMGHPIVMGRKTFLSIGRPLPGRENIIVTRNRSFQAEGCTIIHSIADIKTIASERKEEVFVIGGAEIFQATLPFADRLYITKIDAHFPGDTFFPPFSETDWRLISSNKGPKDEKNPYDYTFLVYEHKTYFA comes from the coding sequence ATGATTTCGCTAATTGTGGCGATGGACAACCATCGCGTCATTGGAAAAGATAATCAATTGCCGTGGCATTTACCAGCGGATTTAGCATATTTTAAAAAAATAACGATGGGGCATCCGATTGTGATGGGGCGAAAGACGTTTCTATCCATTGGTCGTCCGCTTCCGGGAAGAGAAAATATCATCGTCACGCGTAATCGCTCGTTTCAAGCGGAAGGATGTACAATCATTCATTCGATCGCTGACATAAAAACGATCGCTTCCGAACGTAAGGAAGAAGTATTTGTCATTGGCGGGGCAGAAATTTTTCAAGCAACGCTACCGTTTGCCGACCGGCTATATATTACGAAAATCGATGCGCATTTTCCTGGGGACACGTTTTTCCCACCATTTTCTGAGACCGACTGGCGACTGATTTCAAGCAACAAAGGACCGAAAGACGAAAAAAATCCATACGATTATACGTTCCTTGTCTATGAGCACAAAACGTACTTCGCGTAA
- a CDS encoding SCO family protein yields MRKMMMVLMVVLFVSACGKEIPDAKNWPVASFTFTDQNNQPFGLNDLKGKVWVANFIFTRCADVCPPMTANMAKLQRMAEKEGLQVEFVSFSVDPENDHSEQLKAYIEKFHADTRHWHLLTGYTQKDIETFAQKNFKAIVQKPEGQSQVIHGTDFYLVDQHGTIVQYYNGWENVPYKQILEHIKILQSS; encoded by the coding sequence ATGAGAAAAATGATGATGGTGCTCATGGTAGTCTTATTTGTTTCTGCATGCGGAAAAGAAATTCCAGACGCGAAAAACTGGCCGGTTGCTTCATTTACGTTCACCGACCAAAACAATCAGCCGTTCGGTTTGAACGATTTAAAAGGGAAAGTGTGGGTCGCAAATTTCATCTTTACGCGCTGTGCCGATGTATGTCCGCCGATGACTGCGAATATGGCGAAATTGCAGCGAATGGCGGAAAAAGAAGGACTGCAGGTGGAATTTGTTTCGTTTAGCGTCGATCCGGAAAACGACCATTCGGAGCAATTAAAAGCGTACATTGAAAAATTTCACGCCGATACGCGTCATTGGCATTTGTTGACAGGATATACACAAAAAGACATCGAAACATTTGCGCAAAAAAACTTTAAAGCGATCGTACAAAAGCCAGAAGGACAAAGCCAAGTCATTCATGGGACGGACTTTTATCTGGTGGACCAACACGGAACCATCGTTCAGTATTATAACGGATGGGAAAATGTTCCTTATAAACAAATTTTGGAGCATATTAAAATTCTCCAATCGTCATAA
- a CDS encoding GDSL-type esterase/lipase family protein produces the protein MKGWGIALICCFLIGCSATTATNVTDVPQRPLGLPKRLIIPDDFVPKDVHIVALGDSLTEGVGDTNGGYVVDVKEKLLQHKAVRSVMVTNLGKRGLRISQLDKVITKHEQSMKDADMIFITIGGNDVMEIVRSHLFDLTYSLFVQKQKTFAQKLDHLIWKLRSLNRNATIVLIGLYNPFANSLQTIPEIDDVIVMWNKGSRDVLSRYERTMFVDVKDIFDDRDDLLYDDQFHPNEQGYAFIAMRVYEQLARSMEK, from the coding sequence ATGAAAGGATGGGGGATTGCACTGATATGTTGCTTTTTAATCGGGTGCTCGGCGACCACGGCAACGAACGTAACGGACGTTCCGCAAAGACCGCTCGGACTTCCAAAGCGGTTAATCATCCCCGATGATTTCGTCCCGAAAGATGTGCACATTGTGGCGCTTGGCGATTCATTAACGGAAGGGGTTGGCGATACAAACGGCGGGTACGTTGTCGATGTAAAGGAAAAACTACTACAACATAAAGCGGTGCGTTCTGTAATGGTGACGAATTTAGGAAAACGAGGGTTGCGTATTTCCCAGCTTGATAAGGTCATTACGAAGCACGAACAGTCGATGAAAGATGCAGATATGATTTTTATCACCATTGGCGGAAATGACGTGATGGAAATTGTTCGCTCCCATTTGTTTGATTTAACGTATTCGTTATTTGTGCAAAAACAAAAAACGTTCGCGCAAAAGCTCGATCACCTCATTTGGAAGCTTCGCTCTTTAAACAGAAATGCAACGATCGTGCTTATCGGTTTATACAATCCGTTTGCTAATTCTTTGCAGACAATCCCAGAAATCGATGATGTCATCGTTATGTGGAACAAAGGAAGCCGCGACGTATTAAGCCGCTATGAGCGAACGATGTTTGTCGATGTGAAAGATATCTTTGACGACCGCGACGATTTACTCTATGACGATCAATTTCATCCGAACGAACAAGGCTATGCGTTCATTGCTATGCGTGTATACGAACAACTAGCAAGGAGTATGGAGAAATGA
- the ilvA gene encoding threonine ammonia-lyase IlvA, producing MEQQLKRKQGSVYVEDILIAYHTLKDVVYHTPLQKNPLLSERYGCNVYLKREDLQVVRSFKIRGAYNRMKHLTDDERKNGIVCASAGNHAQGVAYSCRTLGVHGKIYMPATTPRQKVSQVQLFGKDMVEIILVGDTFDDSFNEAVQCAKQEGRTFIHPFDDEYVIAGQGTIGVEILNDCEEPIDFLFASIGGGGLISGVGTYMKSISPMTKLVGVEPEGAPSMKAAMKHGHVVTLEEIDKFVDGAAVKTVGETTFSLCKEMLDDIVIVPEGKACTTILELYNENAIVVEPAGALPVAALDLYQEQIRGKNVVCIISGGNNDIDRMQEIKERSMIYEGLQHYFIVSFPQRAGALREFLDEVLGPTDDITRFEYTKKNNKENGPALVGIELKRREDYAPLIERMKKKGFPFQEVNKDPNLFHLLI from the coding sequence ATGGAACAACAATTGAAACGAAAGCAAGGATCTGTCTATGTGGAAGACATTTTAATCGCATATCATACGTTAAAAGACGTGGTCTATCACACGCCGCTGCAAAAAAATCCGTTATTATCCGAGCGCTACGGCTGTAACGTCTATTTGAAGCGTGAAGACTTACAAGTCGTTCGCTCGTTTAAAATTCGCGGCGCTTACAACCGGATGAAACATTTAACGGACGACGAACGAAAAAACGGCATTGTATGTGCAAGTGCGGGCAACCATGCGCAAGGGGTCGCGTATTCGTGCCGGACGCTAGGGGTACATGGGAAAATTTATATGCCAGCGACCACGCCGCGTCAAAAAGTTTCGCAAGTACAATTATTCGGAAAAGACATGGTCGAGATTATTTTAGTCGGCGATACGTTTGACGACTCGTTCAATGAGGCGGTACAATGCGCGAAGCAAGAAGGGAGAACGTTCATTCATCCGTTTGATGATGAATACGTCATTGCAGGTCAAGGGACGATTGGGGTAGAAATATTAAACGACTGCGAAGAGCCTATTGATTTTTTATTTGCGAGCATCGGCGGTGGCGGATTGATTTCAGGAGTAGGCACGTATATGAAGAGTATTTCGCCGATGACGAAGCTCGTCGGTGTTGAGCCAGAGGGTGCCCCGTCCATGAAAGCAGCGATGAAGCACGGGCATGTCGTGACGTTAGAAGAAATTGATAAATTTGTCGATGGGGCAGCAGTCAAAACGGTGGGAGAAACGACGTTTTCCCTTTGTAAAGAAATGCTTGACGACATTGTCATCGTACCAGAGGGGAAAGCATGTACGACGATTTTAGAGCTTTATAATGAAAATGCGATTGTCGTTGAGCCGGCGGGAGCACTTCCAGTTGCGGCGTTAGATTTATACCAAGAACAAATTCGTGGAAAAAATGTTGTCTGCATTATTAGTGGCGGCAACAATGATATTGACCGCATGCAAGAAATTAAAGAGCGTTCGATGATTTACGAAGGGCTACAACATTACTTTATCGTTAGCTTCCCGCAACGTGCCGGTGCGCTACGCGAATTTTTAGACGAAGTGCTTGGCCCGACGGACGATATTACTCGCTTTGAATATACGAAGAAAAACAATAAAGAAAACGGACCAGCGTTAGTCGGCATCGAATTGAAACGCCGCGAAGATTATGCTCCGTTAATTGAACGAATGAAGAAAAAAGGCTTCCCATTCCAAGAAGTAAACAAAGATCCTAATTTATTCCATCTTCTTATTTAA
- the thyA gene encoding thymidylate synthase — protein sequence MKQYLQLLQDILENGVHKEDRTGVGTLSVFGRQLRFNLQEGFPLITTKKLHIRSIIYELLWFLSGNTNVRYLQENGVTIWDEWADENGELGPVYGAQWRSWKGADGKTVDQISEVIEQIKTNPNSRRLLVSAWNVAELDNMKLPPCHYAFQFYVADGKLSCMWQQRSVDTFLGLPFNIASYALLTHMIAQQCDLDVGELIFTGGDVHLYMNHLEQAKLQLTREPRPLPKLIIKRKPDSIFEYEFDDFEIVDYNPHPHIKAPVAV from the coding sequence GTGAAGCAATATTTGCAGTTACTTCAAGATATTTTAGAAAACGGGGTACATAAAGAAGACCGTACTGGAGTTGGAACGCTGTCTGTCTTTGGACGCCAGCTTCGCTTTAATTTGCAAGAAGGCTTTCCGCTAATCACGACAAAAAAATTGCATATCCGTTCGATTATTTACGAATTATTGTGGTTTTTAAGCGGCAATACGAACGTCCGCTATTTGCAAGAAAACGGGGTAACGATTTGGGACGAATGGGCCGATGAAAATGGGGAACTCGGTCCTGTTTACGGAGCGCAATGGCGTTCGTGGAAAGGGGCCGACGGCAAGACGGTCGACCAAATTAGCGAAGTGATTGAACAAATTAAAACGAATCCGAACTCGCGTCGGTTATTGGTGAGCGCTTGGAATGTTGCCGAACTTGACAATATGAAGCTGCCGCCGTGCCATTATGCGTTTCAGTTTTATGTCGCGGACGGTAAGCTATCTTGCATGTGGCAACAGCGCTCGGTCGATACATTTTTAGGCTTGCCGTTTAATATTGCCAGCTACGCGTTGCTCACGCATATGATTGCCCAGCAATGCGATTTAGACGTCGGCGAACTTATTTTTACAGGTGGCGACGTCCATTTATATATGAACCATCTAGAACAAGCGAAACTCCAATTAACGAGAGAGCCGCGCCCGCTGCCAAAACTAATCATCAAGCGAAAACCGGATTCGATTTTCGAGTATGAATTCGATGATTTTGAAATCGTCGATTACAATCCGCATCCGCACATTAAAGCGCCGGTAGCGGTGTAA
- a CDS encoding DegV family protein, which translates to MSKVKIVTDSTVDLPNETLEAYGIEVVPLTFTIAHETYTDRVDITPEQFMEKMMKANELPKSSQPATGQFLEVYNRLGEEGYDVLSIHMTGELSGTVRSAEQAASMAEANVTVVDSQFISLALGFQVVEAAKLAQAGKSISDIVPHLEKIKRHTHLYVTVDTLENLVKGGRIGRGKALIGSLLNIKPIAALIDGMYTPMTKARSYSQVVKYLTERFVEDTAGKTIRAVGIAHADALSLANRLKQALIDATGYEQIEIVYTTPVISTHTGPGAIGFMYYAE; encoded by the coding sequence ATGAGCAAAGTTAAAATTGTGACAGACTCAACGGTAGATTTACCAAATGAAACATTAGAAGCGTATGGGATTGAAGTCGTTCCGCTAACATTTACAATTGCACATGAAACATATACCGATCGTGTGGATATAACGCCGGAACAGTTTATGGAAAAAATGATGAAAGCGAATGAACTGCCGAAAAGTTCTCAACCTGCGACAGGACAATTTTTAGAAGTCTATAACCGATTAGGAGAAGAAGGATATGATGTTCTGTCGATTCATATGACAGGGGAGTTGAGTGGGACAGTCCGTTCTGCCGAACAAGCAGCTAGCATGGCAGAAGCGAATGTGACGGTCGTTGATTCGCAATTTATTTCCCTAGCGCTAGGGTTTCAAGTAGTAGAAGCAGCAAAATTGGCGCAAGCGGGAAAAAGTATTTCCGATATTGTGCCGCATCTAGAGAAGATAAAGCGCCATACCCATTTATATGTGACGGTCGATACGCTCGAAAATTTAGTAAAAGGTGGACGAATTGGTCGCGGAAAAGCGTTAATCGGCTCGCTTTTAAATATTAAACCGATTGCGGCTCTCATTGACGGGATGTATACGCCGATGACAAAAGCGCGAAGCTATTCGCAAGTCGTCAAGTACTTAACGGAGCGATTTGTCGAAGATACTGCGGGAAAAACGATTCGAGCAGTTGGTATTGCCCATGCCGATGCGCTATCGTTAGCGAATCGCTTAAAACAAGCGCTTATCGATGCGACAGGGTATGAGCAAATTGAGATCGTTTATACGACGCCGGTTATTTCGACACATACAGGACCTGGAGCGATTGGATTTATGTATTACGCAGAATAG
- a CDS encoding JAB domain-containing protein — MKPFLEDADREKFVVVCLDTKNQPTAILPYREFECEPKVFQSAILANAASVFVAPNHSSTDPTPSSDEGII; from the coding sequence TTGAAGCCGTTTTTGGAGGATGCGGATCGGGAGAAGTTTGTGGTCGTTTGTTTGGACACGAAAAACCAGCCGACGGCAATTCTGCCATATCGGGAGTTTGAATGCGAGCCAAAAGTGTTTCAGTCGGCGATTTTGGCGAATGCGGCGTCAGTGTTCGTGGCGCCCAATCATTCATCGACCGACCCGACACCGTCAAGCGATGAAGGTATTATATGA
- a CDS encoding YpmS family protein, with translation MKKPWKIAFFTLVMIHVVIIGGLFFFLMQPSESTIPEPKATKGATFLIHAAKEDVNAFMNDYIQKKKKKGTLSYRVWVNDRVYIASEIELFGRNIPLTMSFLPNVVNGDIELLDPDLSLGGLHIPARYALNYLQTHVSLPDDVVIDPNHNRIYVAVTHMRLKNGYRLSVQSFDLAHDNIALTLTIPTK, from the coding sequence ATGAAGAAACCGTGGAAAATTGCTTTTTTTACGTTGGTAATGATTCATGTCGTAATAATCGGAGGTCTATTTTTCTTTTTAATGCAGCCGTCTGAATCAACCATTCCGGAGCCAAAAGCAACAAAGGGAGCGACGTTTCTTATTCATGCCGCAAAAGAAGATGTGAATGCGTTTATGAACGATTACATTCAGAAAAAAAAGAAAAAAGGAACGCTTTCGTATCGCGTCTGGGTGAATGACCGCGTATATATCGCCAGTGAAATCGAATTGTTCGGAAGAAATATTCCATTAACGATGTCGTTTTTACCAAACGTCGTCAATGGAGATATAGAGTTGCTTGACCCAGATTTATCCTTAGGAGGATTACACATTCCGGCACGATATGCGCTAAACTATTTGCAAACGCATGTGAGTTTGCCGGATGACGTAGTCATTGACCCTAATCATAACCGCATTTACGTGGCGGTGACGCATATGCGCTTAAAAAATGGCTACCGTCTTTCCGTTCAGTCATTCGATTTAGCGCACGACAACATTGCATTAACATTAACCATTCCAACAAAATAA